The Littorina saxatilis isolate snail1 linkage group LG13, US_GU_Lsax_2.0, whole genome shotgun sequence genome contains a region encoding:
- the LOC138983560 gene encoding uncharacterized protein, giving the protein MRGRTIQTFTLAAILVVCVVIVLHVAHQTSYNQSTEELSPIPLHNTNLMQDQQLINRNIPRGYSKRKPEDTDVSLRTSADKEEENVSKINRLGVLFARDARDWAPLTCDRNRTLRQVSIKTKIGNFTFYVYDKASDDESVTARALKGNIFERSEIERFLDISRDLPLIDVGGNVGLVALQAAMQGRQVVAVEPIPENALRLCRSALDFGHSHLVHVINNAVSSSEGNVTLASDISKQSTRFEVARKSGWGFDSIVRFAILLDRLLEVVPFKRAALKIDVESHEGHVIAGAHKLFKEMDIPLVWMEWAHVKEKTEFGAKTILDFMQTYSMEPYDLMSGRRLHEKTYMHWPFTVLWRKTNFPMPAERER; this is encoded by the exons ATGAGAGGGCGAACGATCCAAACCTTCACCCTGGCCGCCATACTGGTGGTATGTGTCGTCATCGTCTTGCACGTAGCACACCAGACTTCTTATAATCAGTCAACAGAGGAACTTAGCCCTATTCCTTTGCACAACACAAACCTGATGCAAGATCAACAGCTAATAAATAGAAACATTCCTCGTGGATATTCCAAAAGGAAACCCGAAGATACTGATGTCAGTTTGAGAACCTCTGCAGACAAAGAGGAAGAGAACGTGTCTAAAATAAATCGTCTAGGGGTGCTTTTCGCCCGGGATGCACGAGACTGGGCACCTCTGACGTGCGACAGGAACAGGACATTACGTCAGGTGAGTATCAAAACAAAGATCGGCAACTTCACGTTCTACGTCTACGACAAGGCTTCTGACGACGAGTCGGTCACTGCGCGAGCTCTCAAGGGCAACATCTTCGAGCGGAGTGAAATCGAACGATTCTTGGACATTTCCAGAGACTTGCCTTTAATCGACGTGGGCGGCAACGTAGGACTGGTGGCGCTCCAAGCGGCGATGCAAGGGAGGCAAGTCGTGGCCGTGGAACCCATTCCTGAAAACGCTCTCCGTCTCTGTCGCTCCGCCCTCGACTTTGGCCACTCCCACTTGGTGCACGTGATCAACAATGCCGTGTCGTCTTCGGaag GTAACGTGACCTTGGCCTCAGACATATCGAAACAAAGCACACGCTTCGAGGTGGCAAGAAAGTCAGGCTGGGGGTTCGACTCGATTGTCAGATTCGCCATCCTTCTCGATCGTCTGCTCGAGGTCGTTCCTTTCAAGCGAGCGGCGCTGAAG ATCGACGTGGAGAGTCATGAGGGTCACGTGATCGCCGGAGCGCACAAGCTGTTCAAGGAAATGGACATCCCCCTCGTGTGGATGGAGTGGGCCCACGTGAAAGAGAAAACAGAATTTGGAGCGAAGACCATACTGGATTTCATGCAGACATACAGCATGGAACCTTACGACTTGATGAGTGGAAGACGACTGCACGAGAAGACATACATGCATTGGCCATTCACAGTTTTGTGGAGAAAAACGAATTTCCCCATGCCAGCAGAGCGTGAACGATGA